A genomic segment from Bacillus cereus G9842 encodes:
- a CDS encoding cytochrome aa3 quinol oxidase subunit II, translating into MQLKKAFWKLASLLPLSLLLFLGGCDKKLAVLNPQGPVAKAQYDLIVWSFLLMSLIIAIVFILFTVILIRYREKPENMDYEPPEQHGNTLLEIIWTLVPVIIVIALSIPTVKATYASEEVPKESKHIKPVEIYVTSANWKWLFSYPEEKIETVNYLNIPAGVPIQFKLTSVGPMNAFWVPELGGMKYTMDGMIMDLYLQADKPGSYLGRSANFSGEGFTHMEFEVEAKTKEKYDKWVKEVQEKADKLTEEKYNEIIKPGVVGRMTFSSHHLSYVDPKSLEYCDYNYYKNKK; encoded by the coding sequence GTGCAACTAAAGAAAGCGTTTTGGAAGTTGGCTTCGCTTCTTCCGTTATCATTACTTCTGTTCCTCGGTGGCTGTGATAAAAAACTCGCAGTATTAAATCCGCAAGGACCTGTTGCAAAAGCACAGTATGATTTAATTGTTTGGTCATTCTTGCTTATGTCATTAATTATCGCAATTGTATTCATTCTGTTTACAGTCATCTTGATTCGTTATCGTGAAAAACCAGAGAATATGGACTATGAGCCACCTGAACAACACGGTAACACATTACTAGAAATTATTTGGACGCTTGTTCCTGTTATTATCGTTATCGCATTATCGATTCCAACAGTAAAAGCAACTTATGCTTCGGAAGAGGTTCCGAAAGAGTCCAAACATATTAAACCAGTTGAAATTTATGTTACATCTGCAAACTGGAAATGGTTATTCAGTTACCCAGAGGAAAAAATTGAAACCGTTAACTATTTAAATATCCCAGCTGGTGTACCAATTCAATTCAAACTGACTTCTGTCGGCCCAATGAATGCTTTCTGGGTACCAGAACTTGGTGGTATGAAGTACACAATGGATGGCATGATTATGGATCTTTATTTACAAGCTGATAAGCCAGGTTCTTACCTAGGCCGTAGTGCGAACTTCTCTGGTGAAGGATTCACACACATGGAGTTCGAAGTTGAAGCAAAAACTAAAGAGAAATATGACAAGTGGGTTAAAGAAGTACAAGAAAAGGCTGATAAGTTAACCGAAGAGAAGTACAACGAAATTATTAAACCTGGTGTAGTTGGACGCATGACGTTCTCTAGTCACCACTTAAGTTATGTAGATCCAAAATCACTTGAATATTGTGATTACAACTACTACAAAAACAAAAAATAA
- a CDS encoding amino acid permease, whose protein sequence is MNQQIEQTNLKRTMKSRHLFMIALGGVIGTGLFMGSGQIVHNAGPGGAILAFLVGGFVMYLTMLCLGELSVAMPEAGSFQSYASKFISPGFGFVVGWMYWLNWAVTVGVELTTVSILMKRWFPDVSSWIWCVTFAAALFLVNALSAKAYAEAEFWFASVKVATIVIFIVLGGAVMFGLLDFNGKPAPMLHNFTENGGLFPNGALAVLLTMITVNYSFQGTELIGIASGESENPEKTIPKAIKNTIWRTLFFFVLAISVVVGLLPWQEANLVESPFVLVFDVAGVPYAADIMNFVIITAVLSVANSGLYANSRMLWAMAKQGMASPAFTKLTKKGVPLNALIFSLIFASLSLLTSVFAADTVFLVLTSIAAMAAVVVWMSIAASQFFFRRNFVKNGGDINDLKYRTPLYPLVPIVAFLLNFITFVSLAFIPDQRIALYCGIPFMIICYILYQVKYKKIVTLEQPRTITQKIN, encoded by the coding sequence ATGAATCAACAAATTGAACAAACAAATTTAAAACGAACAATGAAAAGTAGACACCTATTTATGATTGCACTCGGTGGTGTTATCGGAACCGGGCTATTTATGGGATCTGGTCAAATCGTCCATAATGCCGGACCTGGTGGCGCTATTCTTGCATTTTTAGTCGGTGGATTTGTTATGTATTTAACGATGTTATGTCTTGGTGAATTATCTGTTGCTATGCCAGAAGCAGGTTCATTCCAAAGCTATGCAAGCAAATTCATTTCACCTGGTTTTGGATTTGTTGTCGGTTGGATGTATTGGTTAAATTGGGCTGTTACAGTTGGCGTAGAGTTAACAACTGTAAGTATTTTAATGAAACGCTGGTTTCCAGACGTTTCTTCATGGATTTGGTGCGTTACATTTGCAGCAGCGCTCTTCCTCGTAAACGCTTTATCAGCAAAAGCATATGCAGAAGCAGAGTTTTGGTTCGCAAGTGTAAAAGTTGCAACAATCGTTATTTTCATCGTACTTGGTGGCGCTGTTATGTTCGGTTTACTAGACTTTAATGGAAAGCCAGCTCCGATGCTTCATAATTTCACTGAAAATGGCGGGCTATTTCCAAACGGTGCATTAGCTGTTCTTCTTACGATGATTACAGTAAATTACTCCTTCCAAGGAACAGAATTAATCGGAATCGCTTCAGGAGAAAGTGAAAATCCTGAAAAAACAATTCCAAAAGCGATCAAAAATACAATTTGGCGAACTCTCTTCTTCTTCGTCTTAGCGATATCAGTTGTTGTAGGTTTACTCCCATGGCAAGAGGCTAATCTAGTCGAAAGTCCGTTTGTACTTGTTTTTGATGTAGCCGGGGTCCCATATGCAGCAGACATTATGAACTTTGTTATTATTACAGCTGTATTATCCGTTGCTAACTCTGGTCTATACGCAAATTCTCGTATGCTGTGGGCGATGGCAAAACAAGGAATGGCAAGCCCAGCATTTACGAAATTAACTAAAAAAGGTGTACCGCTAAATGCATTAATTTTCAGTCTGATTTTTGCTAGCCTTTCCTTATTAACAAGTGTATTTGCGGCAGATACTGTCTTTCTAGTTTTAACATCTATTGCAGCAATGGCTGCCGTTGTCGTTTGGATGTCAATTGCCGCTTCACAGTTTTTCTTCCGTAGAAATTTCGTGAAAAATGGTGGCGACATAAATGATTTAAAATATCGTACACCGCTCTATCCGCTAGTTCCAATCGTGGCGTTCTTACTCAATTTCATTACATTTGTTAGTTTGGCTTTCATTCCAGATCAAAGAATTGCTCTTTATTGTGGCATTCCATTTATGATTATTTGTTACATTTTATACCAAGTTAAATATAAAAAAATTGTCACACTTGAACAGCCACGAACTATCACACAAAAAATAAACTAA
- a CDS encoding C39 family peptidase, with amino-acid sequence MKKLKYLFVFGIILAAAFFIGKDKIMQKAQVLRLEFLSEMKEAAMIEDVPFIKQLPELPRGCEVTSLAMLLQYKGVQVDKMQLASEIYRVPFEQNGLRGNPYEGFVGNIYTKAKPGYGVYNKPIFDLAEKYVPEKVINLTGRDMQDIYKVISSGSPVWVIINTTFKPLAESSFETWNTSSGEVKITYYEHSAVVIGYDQNFVYVNDPLKNNPRLAVPRAEFEKAWEQMGKQAITIL; translated from the coding sequence ATGAAAAAGTTAAAATATCTTTTTGTTTTTGGTATTATACTTGCTGCTGCATTTTTTATAGGGAAAGATAAAATCATGCAAAAGGCGCAAGTTTTACGCTTAGAGTTTCTATCTGAAATGAAAGAAGCAGCTATGATTGAAGATGTTCCGTTTATTAAACAATTACCAGAATTACCTCGAGGATGTGAAGTGACAAGTTTAGCTATGTTGCTGCAATATAAAGGTGTACAAGTAGATAAGATGCAACTTGCTAGCGAAATTTATCGTGTTCCATTTGAACAAAATGGTTTGCGTGGAAATCCTTACGAGGGGTTTGTAGGAAATATTTATACAAAGGCAAAGCCTGGATATGGTGTATACAATAAACCAATCTTTGATTTAGCAGAAAAATATGTTCCTGAAAAAGTAATTAATTTAACAGGTAGAGACATGCAAGATATATATAAAGTAATTAGTTCTGGCTCCCCGGTATGGGTCATTATTAATACGACGTTTAAGCCGCTAGCTGAAAGTAGTTTTGAAACATGGAATACGAGTTCAGGCGAAGTGAAAATTACATATTATGAGCATAGTGCAGTAGTAATTGGATATGATCAAAACTTTGTATATGTAAATGATCCTCTGAAAAATAATCCACGTTTGGCTGTTCCACGAGCAGAATTTGAGAAAGCTTGGGAGCAAATGGGAAAACAAGCGATTACTATTTTATAA
- a CDS encoding amidohydrolase, whose translation MDVAKELVLSKNQLVEWRRHFHKYPELSFQEEKTSQFVFDILRKCPYLEVSRPTKYSVMAKLVGKQPGKTVAVRADMDALPIHEENEFDFISTYKGVMHACGHDGHIAILLGVVYKLVEAREKIKGEIRFLFQHAEENFPGGAEEMIAAGVMEGVDYIIGAHLWASLEVGKIGVIYGPAMAAPDVFKIRIEGKGGHAGIPHETVDSIAIGTQVVSQLQQIVSRLTNPLDSLVISVTQFHAGTTHNVIPEQAEIEGTVRSLRHELRGETEKKIERIVKHITESYGAKYTFSYEYGYRPVVNNYEVTELIEQTALQLYGRDRVVRLQPTMAGEDFSAFLQKVPGTFFFIGAGNKEKGIIYPHHHPRFTIDEDALPIGVEVFVSAIMNFISKGE comes from the coding sequence ATGGATGTTGCAAAGGAACTTGTTTTGTCAAAAAATCAGTTAGTTGAGTGGAGAAGGCATTTTCATAAGTATCCAGAGTTATCTTTTCAAGAAGAAAAAACATCGCAGTTTGTGTTCGATATACTTCGGAAATGCCCATATTTAGAAGTGTCACGGCCGACTAAATATAGTGTGATGGCAAAGTTAGTAGGTAAACAGCCGGGCAAAACAGTTGCGGTTCGAGCCGATATGGATGCTCTTCCTATTCATGAAGAAAATGAGTTTGATTTTATTTCTACATATAAAGGTGTGATGCATGCGTGTGGTCATGATGGACATATAGCGATATTACTTGGGGTTGTATATAAGTTAGTAGAAGCAAGAGAGAAGATTAAAGGGGAGATTCGTTTTCTATTCCAACATGCTGAAGAAAATTTTCCTGGTGGTGCAGAGGAGATGATTGCGGCAGGTGTAATGGAAGGTGTGGATTATATCATTGGTGCTCACCTTTGGGCGTCGTTAGAGGTTGGGAAAATAGGCGTTATTTATGGTCCTGCAATGGCTGCACCGGATGTTTTTAAAATTAGGATAGAGGGAAAAGGTGGACATGCTGGAATCCCTCATGAAACGGTGGATAGTATCGCAATCGGTACACAAGTCGTTTCGCAACTTCAGCAAATTGTATCTCGCCTCACGAATCCATTAGATTCTCTCGTAATATCCGTTACTCAATTTCATGCGGGGACAACTCATAATGTAATACCAGAGCAAGCGGAGATTGAAGGGACAGTGCGAAGTTTAAGACATGAGTTACGAGGTGAAACAGAGAAGAAGATTGAGCGGATTGTGAAGCATATTACGGAATCTTACGGAGCGAAATATACGTTTTCTTATGAATATGGATATCGACCAGTTGTAAATAATTATGAAGTTACAGAGCTTATTGAACAAACGGCATTACAACTTTATGGAAGAGATAGAGTTGTTCGTTTGCAGCCGACGATGGCTGGAGAAGATTTTTCGGCGTTTTTACAAAAGGTACCAGGGACATTCTTTTTTATCGGAGCGGGAAATAAAGAGAAAGGTATTATATATCCTCATCATCATCCTCGTTTTACAATTGATGAAGATGCATTACCGATTGGAGTGGAAGTCTTTGTATCAGCCATTATGAATTTTATAAGTAAAGGAGAATGA
- a CDS encoding DUF3311 domain-containing protein: MKKIYILALIPVLCLVVGPIFANSVTPYVLGMPFLLFWVLLSVFITSLCMGLVYVFDPANKEDVK; this comes from the coding sequence ATGAAGAAAATATACATCCTAGCGCTTATTCCAGTTCTTTGTTTAGTAGTTGGGCCAATATTTGCGAATTCAGTTACTCCTTACGTATTAGGGATGCCATTTTTATTATTTTGGGTATTATTATCAGTGTTTATTACATCTCTTTGTATGGGGCTTGTGTACGTGTTTGATCCCGCTAATAAGGAGGATGTAAAATGA
- a CDS encoding sodium:solute symporter family protein: protein MTALLIIILFLFLALFLGIRAQHGKDMNLEQWSVGGRGFGTIFVFLLMAGEIYTTFTFLGGSGWAYSKGAPTFYILGYGALAYLLSYFLLPPIWKYAKEHNLVSQSDFFAKKYRSKALGLIVSVVGVVSIIPYLVLQLKGLGIIVSEASYGRVSPVVAVWIGAIVITIYVMVSGIHGSAWTAALKDIMILFIVMFLGIYLPYHYYGGFQPMFEAVEAAKPGFLSLPEEGMSISWFVSTIILTALGFYMWPHTFASAFSAKNEKVFRKNAAIMPLYSLVLLFVFFAGFAAILQVPGLKGADVDLSLFRLALQTFDPWFIGIIGSAGVLTALVPGSMLVMAASTLLAKNIYRTMVPSASDRQVAKAAKLFVPVVTLVAVLFTFKGGETIGALLLMGYSIVTQLFPALVCSLFPRQVITKQGAIAGMGMGLLVVAYITLSGSNIATMFPSFPQSIKDLNVGIVALLINMIVMFVVSGFTKSVSIKKNSIIVEK from the coding sequence ATGACTGCATTACTTATCATTATTTTATTTTTGTTTCTCGCACTATTTTTAGGGATTCGGGCACAACATGGAAAAGATATGAATTTAGAGCAATGGTCAGTTGGGGGAAGAGGATTTGGCACTATTTTTGTTTTTCTCCTGATGGCAGGTGAGATTTATACGACGTTTACATTTTTAGGGGGAAGCGGCTGGGCGTATAGTAAAGGAGCACCTACCTTTTATATTTTGGGATATGGTGCTTTAGCTTATCTTTTATCGTATTTTTTATTACCACCAATTTGGAAGTATGCGAAAGAGCATAACCTTGTTTCGCAGTCGGATTTTTTTGCGAAGAAATATAGAAGTAAAGCGCTTGGACTTATTGTTTCAGTTGTTGGTGTTGTTTCCATCATCCCATATCTTGTTTTACAGTTAAAGGGACTGGGGATTATCGTTTCAGAAGCTTCTTACGGAAGGGTGTCACCTGTTGTTGCAGTATGGATTGGTGCTATTGTTATAACTATATATGTAATGGTTTCAGGTATACACGGTTCGGCTTGGACGGCTGCTTTGAAGGATATTATGATACTGTTTATCGTTATGTTTTTAGGTATATATTTACCGTATCATTATTATGGAGGATTTCAGCCTATGTTTGAGGCTGTAGAAGCAGCAAAGCCGGGATTTTTATCTTTACCTGAAGAAGGAATGAGTATTTCTTGGTTTGTTTCTACTATTATATTAACGGCCCTAGGTTTTTATATGTGGCCTCATACATTTGCTTCTGCTTTTTCTGCAAAAAATGAAAAAGTATTTCGTAAAAATGCAGCAATTATGCCATTGTATTCTTTAGTGTTACTTTTCGTATTTTTTGCAGGGTTTGCTGCTATATTGCAAGTTCCTGGGTTAAAGGGAGCGGATGTGGATCTTTCGTTATTCCGTCTTGCTTTACAAACTTTTGATCCTTGGTTTATTGGAATTATTGGTAGTGCGGGAGTATTAACGGCGTTAGTTCCAGGCTCTATGCTTGTTATGGCGGCTTCTACACTGTTAGCGAAAAATATTTATCGAACGATGGTTCCATCTGCTTCAGATAGACAAGTTGCTAAAGCTGCAAAGTTATTTGTACCTGTAGTAACGCTCGTAGCAGTTTTATTTACATTTAAAGGAGGAGAAACAATAGGAGCCCTTCTATTAATGGGGTACAGTATTGTTACACAACTTTTCCCTGCACTTGTATGTAGCTTGTTTCCACGTCAGGTTATTACAAAGCAAGGAGCGATTGCAGGAATGGGAATGGGGTTATTAGTTGTTGCATATATCACTTTATCGGGCTCTAATATAGCTACGATGTTTCCGAGTTTTCCGCAGTCTATAAAAGATTTAAATGTAGGTATAGTCGCATTGTTAATTAATATGATTGTGATGTTTGTAGTTAGTGGATTTACAAAAAGTGTATCTATAAAGAAAAACAGCATAATAGTAGAAAAGTAA